One part of the Thermoanaerobacterium sp. CMT5567-10 genome encodes these proteins:
- the pyrR gene encoding bifunctional pyr operon transcriptional regulator/uracil phosphoribosyltransferase PyrR produces the protein MNYKAEIMDEKAIDRALIRISHEIVEKNKGIENLVLIGIMRRGVPLANRLARYIERIEGKRPPIGSLDITLYRDDLTTKLEQPIVKKRDIGVDVIGKIVVLVDDVIYTGRTVRAAMDAVIDLGRPKSIQLAELIDRGHRELPIRPDYVGKNVPTSKSEIVSVMLEEVDNVNKVIIIE, from the coding sequence TTGAATTATAAAGCGGAGATAATGGATGAAAAGGCAATTGATAGAGCATTAATCCGTATATCACACGAGATTGTAGAAAAAAATAAAGGAATAGAAAACCTCGTTTTAATTGGTATCATGCGTAGAGGTGTGCCACTTGCAAATAGGCTTGCAAGATATATAGAAAGAATTGAAGGGAAAAGACCTCCTATAGGATCACTGGATATAACGCTTTATAGAGATGACTTAACAACGAAACTGGAGCAGCCAATTGTTAAAAAACGTGATATAGGGGTAGATGTCATAGGTAAGATTGTCGTGCTGGTTGATGATGTTATATATACAGGAAGAACTGTAAGAGCTGCGATGGATGCTGTCATTGATTTAGGTAGGCCAAAATCAATACAGTTAGCAGAACTTATTGATAGAGGACATAGGGAACTTCCTATTAGACCAGATTATGTAGGCAAGAATGTTCCAACATCAAAAAGTGAAATTGTAAGTGTGATGCTTGAAGAAGTTGATAATGTAAATAAAGTTATAATAATTGAATAA
- a CDS encoding aspartate carbamoyltransferase catalytic subunit — protein MIKKDVLGIRDMSKEDLIEILDTAKEMKKIIEGEKISDILKGKTIITIFFEPSTRTRLSFEMAAKYLGAHFGNIETKTSSVIKGESLIDTVRTVERMKADVIIVRHNMSGAPHLMAKYLNASIINAGDGLNEHPTQALLDLMTIREKKESFKGLKVVIIGDIVHSRVARSNMWGLLKLGAEVRLAGPATLLPKTFEKLGAKVYYDIDKAIEDVDVVMGLRIQLERQKSGLFPSKDEFARYFGITSERMKLAKKNAILMHPGPINRNVEISSETANSGYSVIEEQVTNGVAVRMALLKLLCERRKNNENNY, from the coding sequence GTGATAAAAAAAGATGTATTGGGCATTCGTGACATGTCCAAGGAAGATTTAATAGAGATCCTTGATACAGCGAAAGAAATGAAAAAAATTATAGAGGGTGAAAAAATTTCGGACATTTTAAAAGGTAAAACAATTATAACAATATTTTTTGAGCCCAGTACAAGAACAAGGTTATCATTTGAAATGGCAGCTAAGTATTTAGGTGCACATTTTGGGAATATAGAGACTAAAACCAGCAGTGTAATAAAAGGTGAGTCTCTCATTGACACCGTAAGGACAGTAGAGAGAATGAAAGCGGATGTGATAATAGTACGTCATAATATGTCTGGTGCTCCGCATCTTATGGCAAAATATTTAAATGCATCTATAATAAATGCCGGAGATGGCTTAAATGAGCATCCTACACAGGCTTTATTAGATTTGATGACGATAAGAGAAAAAAAGGAATCTTTTAAAGGATTAAAGGTAGTCATCATTGGTGATATAGTTCATTCTAGAGTTGCAAGATCAAATATGTGGGGACTTTTAAAATTGGGGGCGGAAGTGAGATTAGCAGGGCCTGCCACATTATTGCCAAAAACTTTCGAAAAATTAGGTGCAAAAGTCTATTACGACATAGATAAAGCCATAGAAGATGTTGACGTTGTAATGGGACTTAGAATCCAACTAGAAAGACAAAAAAGCGGATTATTTCCATCAAAAGATGAATTTGCCAGATATTTTGGTATCACATCTGAAAGGATGAAACTTGCTAAAAAGAATGCTATATTGATGCATCCAGGACCAATTAACAGAAATGTAGAAATTTCATCCGAAACAGCAAATTCAGGGTATTCGGTAATTGAGGAGCAAGTAACAAATGGTGTAGCAGTTAGAATGGCACTTTTAAAATTATTATGTGAAAGGAGAAAAAATAATGAAAACAATTATTAA